One Lycium barbarum isolate Lr01 chromosome 5, ASM1917538v2, whole genome shotgun sequence genomic window carries:
- the LOC132639457 gene encoding uncharacterized protein LOC132639457, protein MYKKVSSELVHEIQQITVFHARKKKIFYKDVMKKVIDKLQAWKGKLLSFGGKAVLINSVLQSNPVYLLSAMVPSKCVIKELHKLFNRFFWQTKEDGKCKHWSEWNKLCYPNGEGGLGFKSLNDISRALFSKLWWRLKTNSALNDQPQFQAYKDDSVEDLAEIMEGDHWDMAKVRHLFCEEMVQLINSKLGNLIESQEIDKPHWMLTSSGKFSVSNAWVHKAKKADFLLLFKILDQSHQEAIDHLFLIGPFAMKQAVPAFILWQLWKGRNIRRHGGTITVNQVIYEINRGILVLAQSLFPDMKQFPKRWPFFVQYLENLRMTFTHKKVTWVPPERGRYKCNTDGASRGNPGISSAAFCIRDQNGDLVYAAGKRLEDTTNVIAEAVAIEDGIQYCVDHQLLPLIVETDSLTMQKILDGIWEIPCSFIIFRKFHLQAEG, encoded by the exons ATGTATAAGAAAGTATCTAGTGAACTGGTGCATGAAATCCAGCAGATTACAGTGTTTCatgcaagaaaaaaaaagatattctATAAAGATGTGATGAAAAAAGTTATAGATAAATTGCAAGCATGGAAAGGAAAGTTACTATCATTTGGTGGAAAAGCAGTACTGATTAACAGTGTGCTGCAAAGCAATCCTGTATATTTGTTATCAGCAATGGTTCCTTCAAAATGTGTCATCAAAGAGTTGCATAAACTATTTAATAGATTCTTCTGGCAAACAAAGGAAGATGGTAAATGTAAACATTGGTCTGAATGGAACAAATTGTGTTATCCGAATGGGGAAGGTGGTTTAGGATTCAAATCTTTGAATGATATTTCAAGAGCTCTTTTCTCAAAGCTTTGGTGGAGGTTAAAAACAA ATAGTGCTTTGAATGATCAACCTCAGTTTCAAGCTTACAAGGATGACAGTGTAGAAGATCTAGCAGAGATAATGGAAGGTGATCATTGGGATATGGCAAAGGTTCGGCATTTGTTTTGTGAGGAAATGGTGCAGCTAATCAATAGTAAGCTTGGAAATCTGATAGAATCTCAGGAAATTGACAAACCTCATTGGATGCTTACTAGTTCTGGTAAGTTCTCAGTAAGTAATGCATGGGTTCATAAGGCAAAAAAGGCAGATTTCCTCTTATTGTTTAAGATTTTGGATCAAAG TCATCAAGAAGCAATAGATCATTTATTCTTAATTGGCCCATTTGCAATGAAA CAAGCAGTTCCAGCTTTCATTTTGTGGCAACTTTGGAAGGGTAGAAATATAAGGAGACATGGAGGTACTATCACTGTGAACCAGGTTATCTATGAGATCAATAGAGGTATATTGGTATTGGCACAAAGCTTGTTTCCTGACATGAAGCAGTTTCCAAAAAGATGGCCTTTCTTTGTGCAATATTTAGAGAACTTGAGAATGACATTTACTCACAAGAAAGTAACCTGGGTACCACCAGAAAGAGGGAGATACAAGTGCAATACAGATGGTGCCTCAAGGGGTAATCCAGGCATAAGTTCAGCAGCTTTCTGCATTAGAGATCAAAATGGAGATCTAGTTTATGCAGCAGGAAAAAGACTGGAGGATACTACAAATGTAATAGCTGAAGCAGTTGCAATTGAAGATGGAATACAATATTGTGTAGATCACCAGCTATTACCTTTGATAGTAGAAACTGATTCATTGACTATGCAGAAGATATTAGATGGAATATGGGAG atacCTTGcagtttcataattttcaggaagTTCCATCTACAGGCAGAAGGATAA